A genome region from Fusarium musae strain F31 chromosome 5, whole genome shotgun sequence includes the following:
- the CNA1 gene encoding 3',5'-cyclic-nucleotide phosphodiesterase (PDEase) (3':5'-CNP) translates to MDSEGEANTAPSTEERRNVQVDNAIRAIQEKKPVPEIDFTIHTMEDNTQVSTLERVCKDVQAPAMYKPTDEQFFEDDTHSKPNLQFLKQHFYREGRLTEEQALWIIRKGTELLRAEPNLLEMDAPITVCGDVHGQYYDLMKLFEVGGDPAETRYLFLGDYVDRGYFSIECVLYLWCLKIHYPKTLWLLRGNHECRHLTDYFTFKLECKHKYSETIYEACMESFCALPLAAVMNKQFLCIHGGLSPELHTLDDLKSIDRFREPPTQGLMCDILWADPLEDFGQEKTSDYFLHNHVRGCSYFFSYPAACAFLEKNNLLSIIRAHEAQDAGYRMYRKTRTTGFPSVMTIFSAPNYLDVYNNKAAVLKYENNVMNIRQFNCTPHPYWLPNFMDVFTWSLPFVGEKITDMLIAILSTCSEEELKEETPSSTSPGPASPALSNDPESIEVRRRAIKNKILAIGRLSRVFQVLREESEKVTELKTVSGGRLPAGTLMLGAEGLKNAINGFEDARKVDLQNERLPPTHEEVVKHQEEERNTALQKAADDANNDKKLQQLSRRLST, encoded by the exons ATGGACTCTGAAGGCGAGGCCAACACTGCGCCCTCTACTGAGGAGCGACGCAACGTCCAGGTCGACAATGCCATTCGCGCCattcaggagaagaagccggtCCCTGAGATCGATTTTACCATTCACACCATGGAGGATAACACCCAGGTCAGCACCTTGGAGCGTGTGTGCAAAG ATGTCCAAGCACCTGCCATGTACAAGCCTACCGACGAGCAATTCTTCGAAGATGACACCCATTCCAAGCCCAACCTTCAGTTTCTTAAGCAGCATTTCTATCGCGAGGGTCGTCTTACCGAAGAGCAGGCTCTTTGGATTATCAGGAAGGGTACCGAACTTCTGCGCGCCGAGCCCAACCTCCTGGAGATGGACGCCCCCATTACTGTCTGTGGTGACGTTCATGGCCAGTACTACGATCTGATGAAGCTGTTTGAAGTCGGAGGTGACCCCGCTGAGACCCGATACCTCTTCCTCGGTGACTATGTCGATCGAGGCTACTTCAGCATAGAGTGTGTCCTCTACCTCTGGTGTCTCAAGATTCATTACCCCAAGACCCTCTGGCTGTTGCGAGGAAACCATGAATGTCGCCACTTGACTGACTACTTCACCTTCAAACTCGAATGCAAGCATAAATACTCAGAGACTATCTACGAGGCCTGCATGGAGTCATTCTGCGCTCTTCCCCTTGCTGCTGTTATGAACAAGCAGTTTCTATGTATTCATGGTGGACTGAGCCCCGAGTTGCACACACTCGATGACTTGAAGAGC ATTGATCGTTTCCGCGAGCCCCCTACTCAGGGTCTTATGTGCGACATCCTTTGGGCTGATCCTCTCGAAGACTTCGGCCAGGAGAAGACAAGCGACTATTTCTTACACAACCATGTCCGAGGATGTTCATACTTCTTCTCCTATCCAGCTGCTTGCGCCTTCTTGGAAAAGAACAACCTTCTTTCTATCATCCGTGCTCACGAAGCCCAAGATGCCGGCTATCGCATGTACCGCAAGACCCGAACCACCGGTTTTCCAAGTGTTATGACCATTTTCTCCGCCCCCAATTACCTCGATGTCTATAACAACAAAGCGGCCGTACTCAAGTATGAGAACAACGTTATGAACATTCGGCAATTCAATTGCACTCCTCATCCTTACTGGCTACCCAATTTCATGGATGTTTTCACCTGGTCTCTTCCTTTCGTAGGAGAGAAGATCACCGATATGCTCATCGCCATTCTCAGCACCTGTTCCGAGGAGGAACTTAAAGAAGAGAcgccctcctcaacctcgccTGGCCCCGCTTCGCCAGCTTTGTCCAACGACCCTGAGTCGATCGAAGTGCGACGCAgagccatcaagaacaagattctCGCCATCGGTCGACTGTCTCGTGTATTCCAGGTGCTTCGCGAGGAGTCGGAGAAGGTCACAGAACTCAAGACTGTATCTGGTGGAAGATTGCCCGCGGGAACCCTCATGCTTGGTGCCGAAGGCCTCAAGAACGCAATCAACGGATTCGAGGATGCTCGAAAGGTTGATTTACAAAATGAGAGGCTGCCGCCCACTCATGAAGAAGTCGTCAAGCaccaggaggaagagcgaAACACCGCGCTTCAGAAGGCAGCCGATGATGccaacaacgacaagaaATTGCAGCAGCTCTCCAGAAGACTCAGCACGTAA
- a CDS encoding hypothetical protein (EggNog:ENOG41) has product MAGSNDLEANNRMSRGSEAVDNGFSEKPLNQGTGSGIHASVYIITWIFFSNTTILFNKWLIDTAGFRYPIILTTWHLVFATIATQLLARTTSLLDSRHSLPITRRLYIRTILPIGVLYSASLVFSNIVYLYLSVAFIQMLKSTGPVCTLVASWVWGVAQPDSKTFGNIMLIVAGVAISSFGEIEFSWWGFLFQMCGTIAEAVRVVMIQVMLSAEGLRMDPLVGLYYYAPVCTLMNMFVVLFSEGPRFKWEDAAQAGYGVLLANACLAFFLNVISVFLIGKTSGLVMTLSGILKSILLVAASVVLWGTHISLTQTLGYAVALMGLVLYSIGYEQLLNMWEEAVAWGTGSLNREGEMSPTLRKGIMIGCLGFITVIIAGALWHYHGLSSEHVTRVTSSWFAH; this is encoded by the exons ATGGCGGGATCAAATGATCTGGAGGCCAACAACAGGATGTCGCGTGGGTCTGAGGCTGTCGACAATGGATTCTCAGAAAAGCCTCTAAACCAGGGAACAGGTTCAGGAATACACGCCTCCGTCTACATAAT AACATGGATTTTCTTTTCCAATACCACGattctcttcaacaagtgGCTAATCGACACTGCTGGATTCC GATATC CTATCATCCTCACAACATGGCATCTTGTCTTTGCAACAATAGCAACGCAGCTACTTGCTCGTACTACTTCTCTTCTCGATTCACGCCACTCACTCCCAATCACTCGACGACTCTACATAAGGACCATCCTCCCCATCGGCGTCCTCTACTCGGCTTCGCTcgtcttctccaacatcgTGTACCTCTACTTGTCTGTTGCGTTTATTCAGATGCTCAAATCTACCGGCCCTGTCTGCACTCTCGTGGCTTCGTGGGTGTGGGGTGTCGCTCAGCCGGATAGTAAGACATTTGGCAACATCATGCTCATTGTTGCTGGTGTCGCCATTTCAAGTTTTGGAGAGATCGAGTTCTCCTGGTGGGGGTTTCTCTTTCAGATGTGCGGCACCATTGCAGAAGCCGTGCGTGTTGTCATGATCCAGGTCATGCTCAGCGCTGAGGGTCTCCGTATGGATCCTCTTGTCGGCCTCTACTATTACGCACCTGTCTGCACCCTTATGAACATGTTCGTTGTCTTGTTTAGTGAAGGCCCCCGATTTAAATGGGAAGATGCAGCTCAAGCCGGGTATGGCGTACTGCTTGCCAATGCTTGCCTTGCATTCTTCTTGAATGTCATCAGCGTTTTCCTT ATCGGTAAAACATCAGGACTTGTCATGACTCTGAGTGGTATTCTTAAGAGCATCCTTCTCGTGGCTGCTTCTGTTGTGCTTTGGGGTACTCACATCTCCCTTACACAAACACTGGGATACGCCGTTGCCCTCATGGGTCTTGTTCTATATTCGATCGGTTACGAACAACTTCTCAACATGTGGGAAGAAGCGGTTGCATGGGGTACCGGTTCCCTCAATCGAGAGGGCGAGATGTCTCCTACTTTACGCAAAGGCATCATGATTGGATGTTTGGGTTTCATCACTGTGATAATTGCTGGCGCGTTATGGCATTATCATGGGCTATCTAGCGAGCATGTAACTCGGGTGACCTCGTCGTGGTTTGCCCATTGA
- a CDS encoding hypothetical protein (EggNog:ENOG41~MEROPS:MER0000864) produces the protein MTSQHPDFDEFYDDQVTAHRQLFPQQNPWDRITQPSVLISCLIVVITITYNLYASTTTLQESIRLLGTTLWDGLVFIVPESLLNALDTPDNSTATATSEPMCLVERSHHAVKSDKMRRVLGLTHPGGVMSSVFEVRKRALSMTGSVLGLKTESDRPPGLGNMDNSCYQNSILQGLSSLKPLPEYLSTYLEASNKSGDQDVAQTLRTLIADLNDVSNYGRTLWTPSLLKSMSTWTQQDAQEYYSKLLDDIDKSVAKAIKNAQPQHPGLAVKIDKDDAAVSEYSDDSGYQSIISSPEIKSSHNPLEGMLAQRVACVRCGYSEGLSMIPFTCLTLSLGLNKHQHDLYERLDAYSKVEAIENVECAKCTLLKHEDLLSKLVDRMRHNETPDEHLQKALRRLEAVKLALEEDDFEEKTLTEKCSIPANNKVSSTKTKQIVISRAPKSLAVHMQRSVFDPSTFNMMKNSAPVNFPMTLDLGPWCLGSASNSSTQASSAEEKWDGDPRESMIAGDQGSSKITGPIYELRAVVTHYGRHENGHYICYRKYPRHSPPVKAADDEEPDSKVDIQPELERQNQENDNDEPGMDWWRLSDHNVSKVSEDVVLTLSPGVFMLFYDCVDSTMAMNDQDESMQDANEVADLGAATGLASATDKTAQIAQGHEIQKSNSKPKEGSNLGEDATSCIANDQVAIEATTRGSNLIANTASLVHVTP, from the coding sequence ATGACGTCTCAACATCCTGACTTCGACGAGTTCTACGACGATCAAGTGACAGCTCATCGACAGCTCTTTCCACAGCAGAATCCTTGGGATCGCATCACCCAACCGAGTGTCCTAATCTCTTGTCTCATCGTTGTCATCACTATTACATACAACTTATATGCTTCAACAACCACCTTGCAAGAATCAATACGCCTTTTAGGAACCACGCTCTGGGACGGCCTTGTATTCATTGTCCCTGAGAGCCTCCTGAATGCCTTGGATACGCCCGATAATTCTACTGCAACCGCAACCTCCGAGCCGATGTGTCTCGTCGAACGAAGCCACCATGCCGTCAAAAGCGACAAGATGCGGAGGGTTTTGGGGTTGACTCACCCCGGCGGCGTCATGTCCTCAGTCTTTGAAGTTAGGAAACGCGCCCTCTCCATGACCGGCAGCGTTCTAGGCTTGAAGACCGAATCCGATCGTCCACCAGGTCTTGGCAATATGGACAACTCATGCTACCAGAATAGCATACTCCAAGGACTTTCATCACTCAAACCTCTACCTGAATACCTCTCCACCTATCTTGAAGCATCGAATAAAAGTGGCGATCAAGACGTTGCGCAAACACTACGGACTCTTATCGCCGACCTGAACGACGTTTCGAATTATGGGCGCACGTTATGGACTCCAAGTCTGCTCAAGTCTATGAGCACATGGACCCAACAGGATGCTCAGGAATACTACTCCAAATTATTAGATGATATCGATAAGAGTGTCGCAAAAGCTATCAAGAATGcacaacctcaacatcccGGTCTGGCCGTTAAGATTGACAAAGACGACGCTGCTGTAAGTGAGTATAGCGACGACAGTGGTTATCAAAGCATAATATCTTCACCCGAGATCAAGTCGAGCCACAATCCGTTGGAGGGTATGCTCGCACAAAGAGTGGCCTGTGTTCGGTGTGGATATTCCGAGGGGCTATCCATGATACCCTTCACATGCTTGACACTGAGTCTTGGTTTGAACAAGCATCAGCATGACCTGTATGAAAGGCTGGATGCTTACAGCAAAGTGGAAGCGATCGAGAACGTCGAGTGTGCCAAGTGTACCCTTCTGAAGCATGAGGACCTTTTGTCTAAGTTGGTAGACAGGATGCGACACAACGAGACGCCAGACGAGCACCTCCAAAAGGCTCTGCGCCGACTTGAGGCAGTGAAGCTAGCTTTGGAGGAAGACGATTTTGAGGAAAAGACTCTGACGGAAAAGTGCAGCATTCCGGCCAATAACAAAGTCAGCTCTACAAAGACCAAGCAGATTGTTATTTCTCGTGCGCCAAAAAGCCTGGCTGTCCACATGCAACGTTCGGTGTTTGATCCTTCTACTTTcaacatgatgaagaattcaGCTCCAGTCAACTTTCCCATGACATTGGATCTTGGCCCGTGGTGCTTGGGTAGTGCCTCCAATTCTTCGACTCAAGCATCGAGTGCAGAGGAGAAATGGGATGGGGACCCTCGAGAATCAATGATAGCTGGTGACCAAGGCTCATCCAAAATTACGGGGCCTATCTATGAGCTTCGAGCAGTGGTGACACACTATGGTCGGCACGAGAACGGGCACTACATATGTTATCGCAAATATCCACGACATAGCCCGCCTGTCAAAGCAGCTGACGATGAGGAACCTGATAGCAAGGTGGATATTCAACCTGAGCTCGAACGACAGAATCAAGAGAACGACAACGACGAACCTGGGATGGACTGGTGGAGACTGAGCGATCACAACGTCTCAAAGGTTAGCGAGGATGTAGTGCTAACCCTCTCTCCTGGCGTCTTTATGCTCTTTTACGACTGTGTGGACTCTACGATGGCTATGAACGATCAAGACGAAAGTATGCAAGATGCCAATGAGGTTGCAGATCTGGGTGCCGCGACCGGGCTGGCCAGTGCAACGGACAAAACGGCTCAAATAGCTCAGGGGCACGAAATTCAAAAGTCCAATAGCAAGCCAAAGGAGGGATCGAATTTGGGAGAAGACGCCACGTCATGCATCGCAAATGATCAGGTTGCCATTGAAGCGACAACGCGCGGCTCTAATTTGATCGCCAATACAGCTTCATTGGTTCATGTTACGCCATAA
- a CDS encoding hypothetical protein (EggNog:ENOG41) → MNGAKRCCPFGYSCKDDKECVLDKDQDESYAFLLPVPEYTSAITSAPTSTATSSSTSDILSVETSEVPDRVSQPPFASTDPTTSTTESAAPGDKEEGKKGSGISPTGAVTAGTVAGVCCLVGVGIFVWMKWFRKKRDQETPEMSLARESWGYFSTRSAPSTLHLHLARGPDDKFIVTPTTAGFTPSYPPLAPIVEENQSPVELPATPVSLCMWSNFENAAVEEPKLAYVVPAKRQ, encoded by the coding sequence ATGAATGGGGCCAAGAGATGCTGTCCTTTTGGATATAGTTGCAAAGACGATAAGGAATGCGTACTCGACAAAGACCAGGACGAAAGCTATGCCTTCTTGCTCCCGGTTCCTGAATATACATCAGCCATAACTTCTGCTCCAACATCCACAGCtacatcctcgtcaacttcTGATATCCTATCAGTCGAAACATCAGAAGTGCCTGACAGGGTTTCCCAGCCGCCTTTTGCCTCAACTGATCCTACGACTTCGACTACAGAATCAGCCGCCCCAGGTGATAAGGAAGAGGGGAAGAAGGGCAGCGGTATAAGCCCAACAGGAGCGGTGACTGCAGGCACTGTTGCTGGCGTCTGCTGTCTGGTTGGAGTAGGCATATTTGTATGGATGAAATGGttcagaaagaagagagatcaaGAAACTCCTGAAATGTCGTTGGCCCGAGAATCATGGGGATACTTCTCTACAAGAAGTGCGCCATCAACATTGCACCTGCACCTGGCTCGTGGCCCTGATGACAAGTTCATTGTTACACCAACCACGGCTGGGTTCACACCCTCCTACCCACCGCTGGCCCCAATTGTAGAGGAGAACCAAAGCCCCGTTGAGCTGCCCGCAACACCCGTGTCGCTCTGTATGTGGTCGAACTTCGAAAATGCTGCCGTTGAGGAGCCCAAGTTGGCTTATGTCGTTCCAGCGAAACGGCAATGA
- a CDS encoding hypothetical protein (EggNog:ENOG41~CAZy:AA9), whose protein sequence is MSFPFKMTRFKAACWLVLLLPVVIVSAHGHVDEIIINGVSYQGYGSTDFPYMENPPVVAGWTISQRDNGFVSPEAYGDPDIICHRDATPAEGHIEVTAGDVITLRWSGWPENHIGPVLNYLANCKGPCERVDKTELEFFKIDGLGQLEQGTPGRYADSVLQENGDRWNVRIPENIAPGNYVLRHEIIALHSALERGGAQNYPQCFNLRITGDGSDSPSGYLGTELYDIEDPGIFVNVYSSSVDYEVPGPTIVEGGVSSVEQSPSRATTTAKCTTRY, encoded by the coding sequence ATGAGCTTCCCCTTCAAGATGACTCGTTTCAAGGCCGCTTGCtggcttgtccttcttcttcctgtaGTCATCGTTTCTGCCCATGgtcatgttgatgagatcattATCAACGGTGTGTCTTATCAAGGCTATGGCAGCACGGACTTCCCCTACATGGAGAACCCTCCTGTCGTTGCTGGCTGGACCATCTCGCAGCGAGACAACGGTTTCGTTTCCCCTGAAGCCTATGGCGATCCTGATATCATCTGCCACCGTGATGCCACTCCAGCCGAGGGTCATATCGAAGTCACGGCAGGCGATGTCATCACCCTCCGATGGTCAGGCTGGCCTGAGAACCACATCGGCCCCGTCTTGAACTACCTGGCCAACTGTAAGGGCCCCTGCGAGCGAGTTGACAAGACTGAgcttgagttcttcaagattgATGGTCTGGGTCAACTCGAACAGGGCACTCCTGGCAGGTATGCAGACAGTGTTCTCCAAGAGAATGGAGACAGGTGGAACGTCCGAATTCCAGAGAACATTGCGCCTGGGAACTACGTTCTTCGACACGAAATCATTGCTCTGCACAGTGCTCTTGAGCGAGGCGGTGCCCAAAACTATCCACAATGCTTCAACCTCAGAATCACAGGTGATGGTTCCGACTCTCCCTCCGGGTATCTTGGTACCGAGCTTTACGACATCGAAGATCCGGGGATTTTTGTCAATGTCTACTCCAGCTCTGTTGACTATGAAGTTCCCGGCCCAACCATCGTCGAAGGAGGGGTATCATCTGTTGAGCAGAGCCCCTCCAGAGCTACAACGACTGCAAAGTGTACCACTCGGTACTAG